Proteins from a genomic interval of Bradyrhizobium sp. CCGB01:
- a CDS encoding GIY-YIG nuclease family protein encodes MWYVYILRSIEFPEQEYVGASEDLKRRIPEHNAGKSSHTAKFKPWKLIWYCAFPDKHKALAFEAYLKSHSGRAFTKKRLT; translated from the coding sequence ATGTGGTATGTCTACATCCTCCGCAGCATCGAATTTCCCGAGCAGGAATACGTTGGAGCTTCGGAAGATTTGAAGCGACGGATTCCGGAACATAACGCCGGCAAATCCAGCCACACCGCCAAGTTCAAACCCTGGAAGCTGATCTGGTACTGCGCCTTCCCAGACAAGCACAAAGCGCTCGCGTTTGAGGCTTATCTGAAGTCTCACTCCGGTCGCGCCTTCACGAAGAAGCGGCTGACGTAA
- a CDS encoding TIGR02300 family protein, which yields MAKSELGTKRICPTTGKKFYDLNKNPVISPYTGEVVPIAPVAPARATRGAEARHAATADTAPEPAEVEEVSLEEADAEENTGKVKAVVPESEDDIEVDETIDDDDDDDSTFIADEEEGDEDVTDIIGDVGGDEET from the coding sequence GTGGCCAAGTCCGAACTCGGAACCAAACGTATTTGCCCGACCACGGGCAAGAAATTCTATGATCTCAACAAGAATCCGGTGATCTCGCCCTATACCGGCGAAGTCGTGCCGATCGCGCCCGTGGCGCCGGCTCGCGCGACCCGCGGCGCCGAAGCCCGCCACGCGGCGACCGCCGACACCGCGCCGGAGCCGGCAGAGGTCGAAGAGGTCTCGCTCGAGGAGGCCGATGCCGAGGAGAACACCGGCAAGGTCAAGGCCGTGGTGCCCGAATCCGAGGACGATATCGAGGTCGACGAGACCATCGACGACGACGATGACGATGATTCGACCTTCATCGCCGACGAAGAAGAGGGCGATGAGGACGTGACCGACATCATTGGTGATGTCGGAGGTGATGAAGAGACTTGA